Below is a genomic region from Scyliorhinus canicula chromosome 2, sScyCan1.1, whole genome shotgun sequence.
GGTACTATATCCATGGCCAGGTCACGACATCCATTCCCTTGTCACTATATCCATGCCCTGGGCTCCACATCCATGGCCTGGTCACTATAGCGGTGACTGACAAAAAATCCGTTTGTATTCTTATGACAAGATTAGAGTTTTGTTTTCCCTTGTTCAACACCAACCACCGGGATGATTTTCTCTCAGTGTATCTGGTTTAAAATTGTTCACGTGATAAAATTGGCAGCAATAGTTATAAGCGGCACACATGGTGGCCCATTATGCTgtaatatcagagagagagaaatgcaaaGCTTTATTTTCTTATTTCCTGTTGCTATTTTGAATATACTTGTGGGGTGGTTATCTCAAGGGAGTCGTGGTTTGTCTCTTCTCCTGCATTATCGTGCCTCATTGGATCCTGGAGTAAGCACACACACTGCCTGGAATCGAAGGATGCAAGAATAATTGAGTTGGACCCACTAGCAAAACGCAGCATTGCAAAGAGAAACCACTTTTTTATTCAAAAGCTTTCATCTCTGTTGTCAATCATTTCAATATCACATCACTCCATCATTTGGAGTATGTTCAAAATAATCAACACTTCACAACAAAATATCACTGGTTTCATCAGCACATACTAGACAGAGTCTCTACTGTAACAGTCGAAGAATTGAGCGTTTAACATTAGAGGTCAGTGGGAGTTGGTTAATTAGCAAGAGAAAAACTGCTGTACAAAAATCAATCACTTCTGCTTAGCAAGGGTTTTGCATTTGAGAAACGGTACGTTTCAAAATAAGTTAAATGATGAAGGGACTCAGGTGTATCCATTTGGAAATAATATTTGATTCAATAGCTTCGAGTGAAAGGCATATATTAAGTAAGCACGCCACGAGGTTATTTGCTAATAGATTGTTATTGTCCAATAATTATGAGATCATTCACATGCTCCTGAAGGGAGTGCAGGTTTTCGGCGTTCCTTCAAAGGCAGGGGTATTGGAAATTGTGATCCTTTGTTGCATCACTATTGTATGGACAAGGCTCGGTGAAGGAGACACGGCTTTTTATTGGGTCGTGTTGGTGTGTTGAGTGCGGTAAGTGGTTTGTGGTCGCTGGGTTGAGGAAATTGGTCAGTGACAAATGGGTTTGATCAGTGAAATTTGAGCAATAAGATGTGAGTGAGCTGTGgtcgaaacaaaaacagaaagtgctggtcaatctcagcaggaatgaccgcatctgtggagagaagagctaacgtttcgagtctgaatgactTTCTCAAaattggagagaactggaaatgggatgAGATCTATACTGTTGCCGGGGTGCGGGTGGAGCAATGGGGCTGGATAGatggccagtgataggtggagattgacaaagatgtctcaGACAAAAAAACAACAGAAATGTAAATACTGGTGATAATGACTAAGCAGAGTGCTGAAAGTGGCACTTCACTATGCTAAGTGGCCATCAGAATGTTTTTATGGCAGAATataggtaagcagtgtgtcaaagagcAAGTTGgagcagggaacagatggcccttgtaggatagggtgggggaggggagacgacAATGAGAGAAAAACGGATCGAAGAAATCAACATAAGTAAATTGATAAAAATTAAAACTGGGTGAATGTGGAGGAGAGAGCTCGCCgtgtgaagttgttgaactcagcgctaagtccggaaggctgcaacgtgcctaaccggaaggttaggtggtgttcctCCAGGCAGCTGTGGTCGATGGTGTGTGAACAGTGCTGTAGTGATGGATGGATAGTGGGCAGTGCAGTGTTTGAATCGCATAGCGTGGACAGTGTGCTATGAATGTTACCATGTAGTCAGTGGGTTGTGGAGCGTGAATTCACAGTCCACTGTGGACACTAGGGCATGAATGTAGCGGTGTCGAGAGTGGCGTGCAGTCAGGTGTGACAATCGTGCTGTCGACTGTAAAGTGTGGGAAATGTCTGGAGATTGAAATATGGGCGGTAGAGATTTGCAATTCGATTAATCGAATGTGGGCTGTGGACTGTTCGTTCTCGACTGCGGTGTGTGACGAACGGGGTTGATCACTGTGGTATGGACTGATGAGCAGGACATGAAGGTGTAGTCAATGAAGTTGTCTTTGGGCCTGGATAGTCTGGTGTAAGTAATGGATTGCTGACAGTGAGGGCAGTGCGGTATGTCGAGTGGCGTGCATACATTGGGATGTGTGCAGTTAGGAAAAAGGGGTGCGGACAATTGGCTGTGGACAATGCCAACTGGCTGATGGGACGTAGGTAGTGGTCTCTAAGTAGCAACGCGTGGACATCATGGTCAAGAGATTGCAAGGTGTTCTTCACAGCGCTGTCTTTTTCACCGGGTCAACTGAAGGTCTAAATTTTCCTGATCGCGTCTTGAATCCATTGTGGTTGTCCTTTGCGTTTCCCCACTTTAAAGAGAGCTTTTATGGCTTATATACAAGAAAACATGTAACTGGTCTACAGGGACAACTTCAAAACCACAAATAAGTATCTTAAATGACCAAAACCAGTTTCTCAAAATGCGAGTCAATCTGCAATCTCACCAAGGTGGTGATTGTAACTAATGCAACAAACACAGATCCTGAAATGTTTGCGACATGGCTAATTTCATGTCAAAAATGAACCTCGTGTACATAATGGAAGCAAGTTATATATGTCTATGAATAAAACTGTAGTAATCAATGGAACAAAGAGTTCATACATTCTTTGATAGTGAGCGGAAATGACAACATGCCTTTTGTACACTGTGTGCCGGATGGAGTGGATTTGAAACATAGAAATGGCCTTCCATTTCAATATCATTTTCTTCTAGAGCTTATAGTGAAAGTTTGGACTCCTCGTTTTGGCAAACTCCTTTTGTGCTTTTTGATCCTGCCGTTAGAACACGGGTATATAAATAGAGATGACTGTTAAACATAACCGTAATCAGAACTGTTTAAATATCATCTGCCCCTACCTTCTAAAATGATGGTACCCTTCAAAATAATTGACAAAAACATGACACACTGACGATGAATACAAAAGATATTGCTCATTTCGTAGCATAGGTCATCAGTACGCTGTCGAGGTAATCATATGCTAAGTAGACCAATAAAATTAAGGATTCTGTCCACTTTATTAAAagaatgatcctttaaaacagagatgaggaggaatttcttcagacagagggtggtgaatctgtggaactctttgccgctgaaggctgtgaagtgcctttaagacagatagatgggttcttgactaataaggggatcaagggttatagggagaaggcaggagaatggggatgagaaaaatatcagccatgattgaatggcggagcagacttgatggaccaactggcttaattctgctcctctgtcttatgatcttatggcctGTGCATGAGTTCAGCTTAGGATTCATGGGCCCCAGCTGGTCCATaactattgatttaacttcaatGATCCATGCTGGAATGTTATCCATTGTTTGTTATGTTGTTGTTATGGATGgctaaaaaataataatcttttatctcacaagtcggcttacattaagactgcaatgaagttactgtggaaatccctagtcgccacattccggtgcctgttcgggtacacagagggagaattcagaatgttcaaattacctaacagcatgtctttcgggacttgtgggaggaaacctgagcacccgaggAAATCCAGGCCgacttggggagaacgtgcagactccgcacagacagtgacccaagccgtgaatcaacctgggaccctggcgttgtgaagcaacagtgctaaccactgtgctaccgtgctgcttattGAAATGCGCACATTATTGACAACGGCCATGCCAATGGTCGCAGACTCATGACATGATTGGAGATCAGAGGATTTTAAAACTCTGTTGGGTATGGTCCCAGATCGCCAAACGCTGCTTTCCTCTTTCAGGGGGACATTTAACCGGAgaatcagcacacctcaggcaagtttgagaagacaggcctttcatgaataacctcagccggtatgggaatggaACCTGCTCTGCTGGCCTTTGGGCTGTATagcgaaccagctgtctaaccaagtgagctaaagcagccaaaactccattcggtAGCCTGGCTTGGAGTCGGCACCAGTAATAATGAGACATTTGGCTGGGACTATCAACTTTCATGGTAGTTTTACTGGTGTCAGTCGGCAAATTTCCTGGTTTTATGAAATTGACTGAGGAAGGAAGACCGGTGAGTTGTTATTCTGATTGCCACTTTGCGAGCGCAGAAGGCGCTCTTTATTCCCAAGCAGGGAAATTAGTTTCCCGGAAATTCCTGCCGCCTGACCGAAAGGGACAAATCGGAGTGGGACGTAAATGTACAATAAAATGTTGAATAGTTCTTCCCATAGACAACAGGAAGTACGTTCAACCCCAGTGATAGGCGCGGTAATCAATGGATCATTGTTTTCAGTTAGTATCCCCGAGACTTTCAAGTTTGGTAATTTTGTACACATTGATATCTTTGTTTTCTAAACGAGCAACAATCTGGGAATGAAAGTACTGAGTTATAACGTCGTCGTGAAAGGCACCATGCACGCTTCGCAGTTCTGAACACATGATAATGGTGGTCCCCAGCTGGCCGAAATAGCGCAATGTTTTCACTAGAGCCGGGTAGGCGGCCGAGCTATATACAATATCTGTCCCCAGGACGAAGTCATAGATCGGACTGAACTTAGCGAGATCTTCACCCCAAACCAGGGGGCGGAACCTTATACGGTGATTGCAGACAGAAGGCATGTTGATTCCGACGTTGTTTTCTAATTGCGTTCGGATTTTCGGTTTGTCGGTCAAAGTAACATCACCACCTAAGGAGAGGGGAAAAACATTCCATATTCAGTtcgatttcacctgaggaaggagcagggtggtggttggggggggggggggggtaagaggcgagggggaggggggggagagagaaagagcgtgATGGTGGTTATGTTCCCATAGCCGTGGGTTTGGAGTCGCATGAGGGCAGATCAGGTAACCATAGCAAGAGCAGCAATTAACAATTTCAAGGGCATTAGTGAAGAACTTTACGGCAATCGATTGTGATTTGTATCGTCATCATTACTGAGGTAGGCTTTCAATTCTGGATTTATTAACGGAATttgaactccaccagctgccgtggtggaacCTGAAACTGTTTCCCCAGAACACCTgcctgggtctctgcattactgACCCAGTGGCATTACCACCAGGCTACCATCAGCTACGGTGAAGGACAATGCCCTGAccaactcctgcagtgatttcctGGGGCTGAGTTCCACGAGTAACTGTTCTGTTCTTCTCAGCCTGGCATCCCCGACCTTTTCCATTCAGGTTTGGTTAGAGGAAAAGCAACAAGAGCAACGCCAACAATTTTTTGTGCATATATATATGCTTCACAGGATCATCATTGTACATTACTTGACACAAAGATGCAGCAACATTCTGCGggctaccattaaccagaaaaataactggactagccatatatgtACAGTGGGTATAAGAACAGGCAAGAGTCTAGAAATCCTTTGGAGAGTGACTCAGCTTCAGATTCCTGACTCAGCAAAGCCTGCCCATGATCTAAAATgcacaagtcgggagtgtggTGAAGTagtctccacttacctggatgagtgcggctccacgAACACTCAAGTACCTtggtaccatccaggacaaagcaaccctgcCTGATTGCGACCCCTTCGACAAACATacaatccctccatcactgacacaaaGGAGCAacaatgtgtaccatctccaagatgcactcaactcaccaagtctccttaagCAGCCCcgttcaaacccacaaccactaccctcAAGAAAGACAAGGGGGCAGACGCAAGGAAGGCCAccacatggaggttcccctccaagccactcaccaccctgacttggcaaatatatcgccgttccatcACTGTCGGTGGGGCAAAATCTTGAAAATATGTGTGCTGCAGCGGTCCATGAAAGCCACTCCCCACCAActttccaagggcaattagggatggataacgaATGCTGGATTAGCCAGAGATGTCCACATCTCATTGATCAATAAAAGAAAGCATGAGAAGGTCGTTGGGGTTTCAAATAGCATCTTAAATTAAGAGTGGGAAAAGAGACACGGATGTGTAAATGTTCTACCTTGGCGCGTGGCCGCTGATAACAGTGGTTATTTCAAGCAGATTCAACAGGTCAGATTTGGAGGAGTGAAGGATTGCAGCTAACTCTAGAGCCACTGAGAGGCGAGGCTgctgaaggatttgaaaacaagggagaTCATTTTGAATTCAGAGGCTGCTTATCCGAGAACCAATACAACCCAGTGAGCATGCGCTGATTTACAAGTGGGCATTGGAAATATTTCTACTCCGTTTTTATTCTCTTCGAAATTGAGGACCAAAAGTCTGCAGCAAGATGACTGAATCCTACAAATACACTTCTACCAGCGGCAAGGGAAATCAACAACATCTTCCAGCTGTGTCGTTCTGCAAACATCCATTTCACGGTATAGACACGACTTCTAATGGTTTTTCATTTCTCTTTCTAATGTCAGCATGGGGATGTAGTGCATTCCACTTCTCAAATGTTGACTTACCGAGTAGAGCTGCTAAAATCCCCACCATTCCAGTGCCTGATCCCAATTCAATCACCTTCTTTCCAGTAAAGTTGATGTTCTCTTTCTCAAAATAGTTGCACAGAAAGATCGCCTGGAAAGATGGAAAATATGCGGTATGATTAACTCTTTCAGAAAGTTACCTAAGTCATTTGAGTACCGATTGCAGCTGTTCGTGAAGTGTAGGCCGCGAGAATAAATAACTGCTACAGGGATAATGGAAACCTTCATCATCTGTTATCAGTCGGATCATGTCACCGTCAGCGAATGGGTTCAGATCAGCACTGGGGCGGGTCCGATCTTCGGAGGGACTTTCTGCTCTCTCCCCACGTTGCATGGAGTCCCAGATATGATCTAACTTGCTGGCCCAGCTCTTCGACTCAGAGCCTCACGTGCCTCATGCCATATCGGAGAGCAAATCAAAGTTGCATCAATGACTCAAAGTGAAGATGTCGCACTGGTTGCTGTCTAAAGCGCAGGGGAAGATCCCCGTCTGGTTCATTTAATTGCACTGTTCTAATGCGGCTGGTCCAAAGCACGTGTAATGACCATTCAGAGCTAGAAAAAGGTCTAGCTTTTGACCATTCAGAGCTAGAAAAAGGTACAGAAACATGTCACTGTACACCTAAGGAGGAGgaaagagcggcacggtggcacagtggttaacactgctgccaggGGCTTGGAttcaattccgactttgggtgactgtgccgtgtttgcacgttctcccggtgtttcctccgagtgcttctgtttcctcccacagtgcaaagatgtaccattaggtggattggccatgctaaattgccctttagtatccataaatgtgcagggcaggttcGGCAAGGTtacggggagtgggccgaggtagggtgctctttcagagggttggtgcagactcgacgggctgaatggtgtccttctgcactgtaacgattCTATGGTTTCTATGGGAATTGAAAGTTGATATAAAAAACCCCAAGAGCATCAGGAGGGGAAGTGTATTTAATCAACTACCTGAGCCTTTATGACAAACGTGATCTCGGACTAGCATTCTATTTCAAATGGACGTGTAATTTAACTTGTTATACATCTATATCTACGTACATACAAACACATATACGTAGAAACATACGAATTAGTAGTAAGGGTagtccactcggcccctcgagccagctccatTTGATaaggtcatgtctgacctgaTTGTGCCCTCACTTCTACTTTGCTGGTCAAGCCTTTGTATATTTTcttcccttgttaatcaagaatctaagcTTTAAACATGTCCGATGAGCCTGCCTCCGTTGCATTTTTTCAGGGGAGTATTTTAAATGCAAAAGGCCGGTTTGCTTACATCTAAATGATCCATTTCACTTACAGAGTCCCAGATATGTGAAGAATAGCCAAGGTCAGCATTGACGAATCGTGCGATCCTTAAATGATAGCCGCAGAACTCGTATGCGTTCTCCAAAATGAACGCATCTGGTTTAGGACTCTCTTCATTTTGGTCATCGCCAGTGGATTCCTCTTCCCGTCTGATTGTCGTCATCCTTTCTTAACCTTCCTCTGAAATTAACTGGTTGGATCGCCTGTGAGTTACGGTGTCTTCCGCTCCAGGGTTGAAACAGAGGGGAGATTCCTGGAAACGGTCAAACTTGTATTTATGTGAACTTCTGTGAGATCTCGGGGCGGCCCAACTTCCTTGCAGCCAATTAAATGGAGCCACTCTCGTTCCGTAGACACACTCGAGTAATAATGTTACGAGCAGCAATGTTCTCTAAGCGGCAACAAGATAGATAACAGCATGTTTAAGCAATGTtagttgagggatgaatgttgtccAGAGCAACGGGGAAAGCACTTCTGCCCTTCTTCCAATAGTGACATGAACAATTCGGTCATAGTTGAATACCGAATAAGAAAAAAGATATATTGCAAATCTCAGCGCTGACTCTGCCCAGCAATTACGTGATTACCCGCATTATTTAATTAGATCTATGTTTTTCTAAGGCAAAATCTGGAATGCCATCACGAATCCAAGCTATCATTGCAACTTGATCTACTTATTGCAGTATCTATCGCACTATTTCCAACGTTTTGCAATGAACTTGCATCCTTTCAGTGCCCGTTGTTTCCATAGGGCTGAAAGAaattcaaatcaaatcagatATAGGAAGATTATCCATCAGTAGATCAGTTTGTGATATGCATTGAAACACCTGGGTATATCATTGGCTGTTGTACTGCAGATACAATCCCATCCACCTGCCCTTTTCCAGTGTATCGGAATGTTACCTCTCTCAGATCTCACAAACCACCTCATATCGAGTTGGTTGGCACACGGTGTTTGCAGAATAGAATCCATCATAAGCACACTGCTAAAGTTTGAAAATTGCTGCAAGTCTGTATATAATAATGGATGTGCAGTGTCTAACATAAATGTAATTGAACTTCTTATTTCAACATTTTGAACTGAACACTAGAGCTTTAAAGCTGTGAAAGATTTCGTGAGACTCGAACCCAGAAACTTCTGACTCCAGACTACCAAGAGATCTACCCATTGAGCCCCACTGTGGTGGTGAGCCCTATTGTGAACTGCTTATCGCCACCACACAATGGATAGTCACAAACCAATCATTATTGAAGAGTAGAGTGATAGTTGGGGCAAGTTCAATATATCTCTTACACATCAAATCACTAAGGTAAGCATAATAAACCTTTAAATCCTACATCTAGAAGCTACACTGCAGCAACCCGTCAAAGTTTCTTTGACAGTACCTTCTAAACCTGTGATCTCTGCCACCTATtggattgatgtggagatgccggtcttggactggggtgagcacagtaagaagtcttacaacaccaggttaaagtccaacaggtttgtttcaaatcactagctttcggagcattgctccttcctcaggtgaatgaagaggtatgttccagaaacatatatatatagataaagtcaaagatgccagacaatgctttgaatgtgagcatttgcaggtaattaagtctttagagGTCCAGAGATacggggtaaccccaggttaaagagatgtgaactgtctcaagccaggacagttggtaggattttgcaagcacagcccagatggtgggggatgaatgtaatgcgacatgaatccaaagtcccggttgaggccgtactcgtgggTGCGGagcttggctataagtttttgctcggtgatattgcgttgttgcgcgtcctgaaggccgccttggagaacgcttacctggagatcggaggctgaatgaccttgactgctgaagtgttccccaacaggaagggaacattcctgcctggtgattgtcgcgcaacgtccattcatccgttgtcacagcatCTGGGTAGtacctattggattggattggatttgtttattgttacgtgttccgaggtacagtgaaaaatatatttctgtgagtagctcaacagatcattaagtccatgaaaagaaaaggaaataaaagaaaatacataatagggtaacaaaaggtatacaatgtaagtacataacaccggcattgggtgagacatacaggggtgtagagttaatcaggtcagtccataagagggtcctttaggagtctggtaacagcggggaagaagctgtttttgagtctctgcgtgttctcagacttctgtatctcctgcccaatggaagaagttggaagagtcactgagccttgtgggagaggtctttgattatgctgcccgctttccccacacagcgggagttgtagatggtgtcaatggatgggagggaggtttgtgtaatggactgaGGTCTGTTCACAActccctgaagtttcttgcggtcctgggccaagcagttgccataccaggctgtgatgcagccagataggatgctttctatggtgcatctgtaaaagttggtaagggtcaatggggacatgccgaatttcttagtttcttgaggaagtatacccactgttgtgctttcttggtggtagcgttgacgtgggtttTGGTGGTGtacctctaggaattt
It encodes:
- the LOC119962394 gene encoding EEF1A lysine methyltransferase 3-like yields the protein MTTIRREEESTGDDQNEESPKPDAFILENAYEFCGYHLRIARFVNADLGYSSHIWDSAIFLCNYFEKENINFTGKKVIELGSGTGMVGILAALLGGDVTLTDKPKIRTQLENNVGINMPSVCNHRIRFRPLVWGEDLAKFSPIYDFVLGTDIVYSSAAYPALVKTLRYFGQLGTTIIMCSELRSVHGAFHDDVITQYFHSQIVARLENKDINVYKITKLESLGDTN